One window of Pseudacidobacterium ailaaui genomic DNA carries:
- the flhA gene encoding flagellar biosynthesis protein FlhA — protein sequence MSASAAVPAAGKSSRVQGRMARLAGAGKDLWLPVAAISILFVMLVPVPAAVLDLLLACSFSASVLVFLSAVQLRRAVDFSVFPSLLLLLTLFRLSLNIASSRRILLHGNEGTAAAGNVIEAFGQFVVGGNYVVGFVLFLALIAIQFLVVSHGAVRTAEVTARFTLDALPGKQMAIDADLNAGLIDETAARKRRQAIAQEAEFYGAMDGAARFNQRDALATILITAINIVAGLLIGVFQQGVALAEAARTYTVLTVGDGLVTLIPSLLVSVAGGMVLTRANTTSGLTVDLGTQLLRKGTTLYIASGVLGLLGLVPGLPKLAFLLPAIVLGYAGWRTGKSHLPEMAAEPEQKQKGGGQTENFAPLLRMDDLSMEIGFQLISLVDEKHGGSMLTRIRALRKQLASELGFVVPAIHISDNLRLRPREYVFFLRGMELGRWQIETNALLAVQTGPVTQSVPGKETIEPAFHSPARWIASSLESQAIAAGYSVVDGVTAMTTHVAEMVRQHAHELLGRAETKRLLDALNESHPKLVEELVPKVLTLGEVQKVLQQLLREQVSIRDLGTILEVLLEAAQTNKSFPHLVEVVRQAMGRRIVQPLLEEDGTLGVWQIDPGLEEEMMAAFSRETGALLLADGRPRGVGWFRRFVDSVKQLIAESPAVATPVLLCSSPARFYLRRWLEPILPRVTVVSPLEVPPDVRVRSLGTVR from the coding sequence ATGAGTGCGTCGGCAGCGGTCCCGGCGGCTGGAAAATCTTCGCGGGTACAGGGGAGGATGGCACGTCTGGCAGGCGCGGGAAAAGACCTGTGGCTGCCCGTTGCGGCCATCAGCATTCTCTTTGTCATGCTGGTTCCGGTGCCTGCAGCGGTGCTGGACCTTCTGTTGGCCTGCTCGTTTTCCGCCTCTGTGCTGGTCTTTCTTTCCGCAGTCCAGTTGCGGAGGGCCGTCGACTTTTCCGTCTTTCCCAGCCTGCTTCTGCTGCTTACACTCTTCCGTCTGTCCCTGAATATTGCCTCCAGTCGTCGCATTCTATTGCACGGAAATGAGGGCACTGCTGCGGCAGGCAATGTGATTGAGGCTTTTGGCCAGTTCGTTGTGGGCGGCAACTATGTAGTCGGATTTGTGCTGTTTCTTGCTTTGATCGCGATTCAGTTTCTGGTAGTAAGTCACGGCGCTGTGCGTACAGCAGAGGTCACGGCGCGCTTTACGCTCGATGCTCTTCCTGGCAAGCAGATGGCCATCGATGCAGATCTGAACGCAGGACTGATTGATGAGACCGCAGCAAGGAAACGCCGTCAGGCCATAGCACAGGAGGCAGAGTTTTATGGGGCCATGGATGGTGCAGCGCGCTTTAATCAGCGCGATGCCTTGGCAACGATTCTGATTACTGCCATCAATATTGTCGCCGGACTTCTGATCGGAGTCTTTCAGCAGGGCGTTGCGTTAGCTGAGGCGGCCCGTACCTATACAGTGCTGACCGTAGGCGACGGATTGGTCACGCTGATTCCATCCCTGTTGGTTTCTGTGGCTGGCGGAATGGTGCTGACCCGCGCCAATACCACCTCCGGACTGACGGTGGATCTGGGAACACAACTGCTGAGAAAAGGAACGACGCTTTACATTGCCAGCGGTGTATTGGGGCTATTGGGACTGGTGCCGGGATTGCCGAAGCTGGCATTTTTATTGCCCGCCATCGTACTTGGATATGCGGGATGGCGCACGGGAAAGAGCCATCTGCCGGAGATGGCCGCCGAGCCGGAGCAGAAGCAGAAGGGCGGCGGCCAAACAGAGAACTTCGCTCCACTGCTCAGAATGGATGACCTGAGCATGGAGATTGGCTTCCAGTTGATTTCACTCGTGGATGAAAAACATGGAGGGTCCATGCTGACCCGCATCCGTGCCTTGCGAAAGCAACTTGCATCCGAGTTGGGCTTTGTGGTGCCTGCAATTCATATCTCGGACAATTTGCGTTTGCGGCCGCGTGAGTATGTATTTTTCCTGCGCGGGATGGAGCTTGGCCGCTGGCAGATAGAAACGAATGCCCTGCTTGCGGTACAGACCGGACCTGTTACGCAATCGGTCCCAGGTAAGGAAACGATTGAGCCGGCTTTTCATTCTCCCGCGCGCTGGATCGCTTCTTCCTTGGAGAGCCAGGCCATTGCCGCAGGTTATTCGGTGGTCGACGGAGTAACGGCCATGACGACGCACGTGGCAGAAATGGTCCGACAACATGCTCATGAATTGCTGGGACGCGCAGAAACCAAGCGTCTGTTGGATGCACTGAATGAATCGCACCCAAAGCTGGTTGAAGAACTGGTGCCGAAGGTGCTGACCCTGGGTGAGGTACAGAAGGTGTTGCAGCAGTTGTTGCGCGAACAGGTCTCCATTCGCGACTTAGGCACCATTCTTGAGGTCCTGCTGGAAGCCGCGCAGACGAACAAGAGTTTCCCTCATCTGGTGGAGGTTGTACGTCAGGCGATGGGAAGAAGGATTGTGCAGCCGCTGCTAGAAGAAGATGGAACGTTAGGTGTATGGCAGATTGATCCTGGACTGGAAGAGGAGATGATGGCGGCCTTTTCCAGAGAAACAGGCGCATTGCTGCTGGCCGACGGGCGTCCGCGCGGGGTGGGATGGTTCCGACGGTTCGTAGATTCTGTGAAACAGCTAATCGCAGAATCGCCTGCTGTGGCAACTCCCGTGCTTTTATGTTCGAGTCCGGCGCGCTTTTATCTGCGCCGCTGGTTGGAGCCGATCTTACCGAGGGTTACAGTTGTTTCGCCCTTAGAGGTCCCTCCGGATGTGCGCGTGCGGTCTTTGGGGACGGTGCGCTGA
- a CDS encoding EscU/YscU/HrcU family type III secretion system export apparatus switch protein — translation MSSERTEKATPRRRQKARQQGDLVLSREATTACAMLAGVVALGIAAPHWVSLWSGTMTQMLASAMPRVWEREGGMRQAFALRHLLAISLSPLLLLFGASATGALVAGVAQSGGLRFHAQSLQPKFSRLNPGTSLRQIFSFQGGARLLKSLLPAALLVVLVVKQVQKQMSLPPMSVEHLTRVFSSTYTLLFDSAGILAGWSALDYLVQWRSWESRLRMSKQEMREEVKESEGSPQVRSRIRGLQRQFRRRKLRGDIQKATVVITNPTHYAIALSFDFETMEAPRVLAKGRNLLAEQIKSEARWAGVPIVENPPLARSLYRSVEEGQSIPVDLYAAVAAILAWLYRKQVEERIQQERAAAQQIKEKTK, via the coding sequence ATGAGCAGCGAACGCACAGAAAAGGCCACTCCGCGGCGTCGGCAAAAAGCGCGTCAGCAAGGCGACCTGGTTTTGAGCCGGGAGGCAACAACAGCCTGTGCCATGCTGGCAGGAGTGGTTGCATTGGGAATAGCAGCGCCCCACTGGGTTTCTCTATGGTCTGGAACCATGACTCAGATGCTTGCTTCGGCCATGCCCAGGGTTTGGGAAAGGGAAGGCGGAATGCGGCAGGCGTTTGCCTTGCGACATCTTCTCGCTATTTCTCTCTCTCCTTTGCTTTTGCTGTTTGGTGCTTCCGCCACAGGAGCACTGGTGGCTGGTGTGGCGCAAAGCGGCGGTCTGCGCTTCCATGCACAGTCATTGCAGCCAAAATTCTCTCGGCTCAATCCAGGAACAAGCCTGCGGCAGATCTTTTCGTTTCAAGGCGGGGCGCGGTTGCTGAAGTCGCTTCTGCCCGCGGCCCTGCTTGTAGTTCTGGTCGTCAAGCAGGTGCAAAAGCAGATGAGTCTTCCGCCGATGAGTGTTGAGCATCTTACCCGCGTGTTCTCCTCCACCTACACACTGCTTTTTGATTCGGCTGGCATCCTGGCGGGCTGGTCGGCGCTGGATTATCTGGTGCAATGGCGGAGCTGGGAGAGCAGGCTGCGCATGAGTAAACAAGAGATGCGCGAGGAAGTAAAAGAGAGTGAAGGCAGTCCACAGGTGCGCTCCCGGATACGCGGGCTTCAGCGGCAGTTTCGCCGGCGCAAGCTGAGGGGAGACATTCAAAAAGCAACAGTGGTGATTACAAATCCGACACATTATGCCATTGCGCTGAGTTTTGACTTTGAAACGATGGAAGCCCCCAGGGTGCTTGCCAAAGGGAGGAACCTGCTGGCTGAGCAAATCAAATCCGAGGCGCGCTGGGCCGGGGTCCCAATTGTTGAGAACCCGCCACTGGCGCGTTCGCTGTATCGCTCGGTTGAAGAAGGGCAGTCCATTCCGGTGGACCTGTATGCTGCCGTGGCTGCGATTCTGGCATGGCTTTATCGGAAACAGGTCGAAGAAAGAATCCAACAAGAGCGGGCAGCCGCCCAGCAGATCAAGGAGAAAACAAAATGA
- a CDS encoding FliA/WhiG family RNA polymerase sigma factor, with protein sequence MAQKPSRVETTEWEAAMLSLAGQQEEKKRHQETTASIERPGHGLTPEQEQMMLEHLPVVRYIARRIHERLPQHVEMEELVSAGVLGLMDAFRKFDPAKKVQFRSYAQFRIRGAILDSLRTLDWSPRELRRKGRAVEQAIRTLTARLRRTPTENEIASELGMELGEYHQLLGELKGLEIGTLHLERSEDSGEEELAYVPNREEDDPLFRCLEGELRARLAEAIRNLPERERLVMTLYYYEEMTMKEIGLTLGVVESRVSQIHASAVLRLRATLADLAVGTVREKGWKAKAAGK encoded by the coding sequence ATGGCACAGAAGCCATCGCGCGTAGAGACGACGGAATGGGAAGCGGCCATGCTTTCCTTGGCTGGACAGCAGGAAGAGAAAAAAAGGCACCAGGAAACGACAGCTTCTATCGAGCGGCCCGGTCACGGGTTGACTCCGGAGCAGGAGCAGATGATGCTCGAACACCTTCCGGTCGTGCGATACATTGCACGGCGTATCCATGAACGTCTGCCGCAGCACGTGGAAATGGAGGAGTTGGTCAGCGCGGGAGTGCTGGGATTGATGGATGCATTCCGGAAGTTCGATCCGGCCAAGAAGGTGCAGTTCCGCAGTTATGCCCAGTTCAGGATTCGCGGGGCAATTTTGGACAGCCTGCGGACGCTGGATTGGAGCCCGCGTGAGTTGCGACGCAAGGGTAGAGCTGTCGAGCAGGCAATCCGTACCTTGACCGCGCGACTGAGGCGGACGCCAACAGAAAACGAAATTGCATCCGAGCTGGGCATGGAACTGGGTGAGTATCACCAGTTGCTGGGCGAGCTCAAGGGACTGGAAATCGGGACGTTGCATCTGGAGCGGTCCGAGGATTCTGGGGAGGAAGAGCTTGCCTATGTACCGAACCGCGAGGAAGATGATCCCCTCTTCCGTTGTCTGGAGGGAGAATTGCGGGCGCGCCTGGCCGAGGCCATCCGTAATTTACCGGAGCGGGAACGCCTCGTAATGACGCTTTATTACTACGAAGAAATGACGATGAAGGAAATTGGTCTGACGCTGGGCGTGGTGGAGTCGCGGGTCTCGCAGATTCATGCTTCAGCTGTGCTGCGACTACGCGCTACGCTGGCAGACCTGGCGGTGGGAACAGTAAGGGAGAAGGGATGGAAGGCGAAAGCAGCAGGAAAGTAG
- a CDS encoding FliM/FliN family flagellar motor switch protein, producing the protein MKTFLDAWLLEAPPAFSQELAGTVKLVSCTSGLEPQKALCFQAEYRGGLSGTFWIMVEKEKLGGLLKAAHLVSESSDERQGEQIWENILRQVADRAGKAAGRWAGAVVSVVTLRQVPFPAGEAFQSYELCFGEEKVLLGVADKAESQERDNRIPPRGVELLLDVELDASLRFGSREMPLGEVLELGPGDVVQLERHVTDPVDLIVGDKIVARGEVVLVNGNFGLRVTEVAEPRKSLESIRCLF; encoded by the coding sequence GTGAAAACATTTCTTGATGCATGGCTGCTGGAGGCGCCGCCCGCCTTCAGTCAGGAACTGGCAGGTACGGTGAAATTGGTTTCATGCACCTCCGGCCTGGAGCCGCAAAAGGCACTCTGTTTTCAAGCGGAATACCGAGGAGGGCTTTCCGGGACCTTCTGGATAATGGTGGAGAAGGAGAAACTGGGAGGGTTACTGAAGGCTGCACACCTGGTTTCTGAAAGTTCCGACGAACGGCAAGGCGAGCAGATCTGGGAAAACATTTTGCGACAGGTGGCCGACAGGGCCGGCAAAGCGGCCGGCAGATGGGCCGGAGCTGTGGTGTCCGTTGTGACTTTACGGCAGGTGCCATTTCCGGCCGGAGAGGCCTTTCAGTCTTATGAGCTTTGCTTTGGAGAGGAGAAGGTGCTGCTGGGCGTGGCAGACAAAGCGGAGAGTCAGGAAAGGGACAATCGCATTCCTCCGCGCGGGGTGGAGCTTTTGCTCGATGTAGAGCTGGATGCCTCGCTACGCTTCGGATCGCGAGAGATGCCTCTGGGAGAAGTGTTGGAACTGGGACCAGGAGATGTGGTGCAACTGGAACGGCATGTTACGGACCCGGTGGACCTGATTGTTGGAGATAAAATTGTGGCCCGCGGAGAGGTTGTGCTGGTGAATGGAAATTTTGGACTACGGGTGACAGAAGTCGCTGAGCCCCGCAAGTCGCTGGAGAGCATACGATGCCTGTTCTGA
- a CDS encoding flagellar motor switch protein FliM, producing the protein MEGESSRKVEKSLKQDEIDALFQAARARSKAATQDPRARVEPYSFSRAGQISNEQLRAISLLNDIFARNLTHNLGVWLRSRFRVNLVSAEQMPFNEFMMRIPDLAYVGSVRLEPLRALSVLQLDLALAPPVVDLLLGGEGRTDKVRELTDIEESILTSVAEVICRELSTAWQPVGLSFVFERRQLHTQIARMMPVSEKTLCLSFEIQMPGASGMLNLAFPAVVSNTVLRRLTGDWSRQHRHSAENRQRMQERLKLVKVGASLQLPPIRIQGRDLDALCEGQILRLPLMASRLAELRVAGVPLFEAHPVQMEEQRAAHLARPAASVRT; encoded by the coding sequence ATGGAAGGCGAAAGCAGCAGGAAAGTAGAGAAAAGCCTGAAGCAGGACGAAATCGACGCCCTTTTTCAGGCAGCGCGGGCCCGCTCCAAGGCGGCAACCCAAGATCCGCGTGCCCGTGTGGAACCCTATAGCTTTTCCCGGGCCGGGCAAATCAGCAATGAGCAATTGCGTGCCATCAGCCTGCTGAATGATATTTTTGCCCGCAATTTGACCCACAATCTGGGAGTCTGGCTGCGCAGCCGCTTTCGCGTAAATCTGGTTTCTGCCGAACAGATGCCGTTCAACGAATTTATGATGCGGATTCCCGATCTGGCCTATGTCGGTTCCGTGCGGCTGGAGCCCCTCCGGGCCTTATCTGTTTTGCAACTGGATCTGGCACTTGCGCCCCCGGTGGTGGACCTTCTGCTGGGCGGAGAGGGGCGGACTGACAAGGTCCGGGAGCTGACAGATATCGAAGAATCCATATTGACCAGTGTGGCTGAGGTCATTTGCCGGGAGCTAAGCACTGCCTGGCAGCCGGTGGGCCTGAGCTTTGTTTTTGAGCGTCGGCAATTGCATACGCAAATCGCCCGCATGATGCCGGTTTCTGAAAAGACATTGTGTCTGAGCTTTGAGATCCAGATGCCGGGGGCAAGCGGGATGCTGAATCTGGCCTTTCCTGCTGTTGTTTCCAATACCGTGTTGCGTCGTCTCACCGGAGACTGGAGCCGACAGCACCGCCATTCTGCAGAGAACAGACAGCGGATGCAGGAACGACTCAAGTTGGTGAAAGTGGGAGCTTCTTTACAGTTGCCACCGATACGGATCCAGGGCAGAGACCTGGACGCCCTGTGTGAAGGGCAGATCCTGCGGCTGCCGCTCATGGCCTCGCGCCTGGCCGAGTTGCGGGTTGCGGGTGTTCCTCTCTTTGAGGCGCATCCGGTGCAGATGGAAGAGCAGCGGGCGGCCCACCTGGCGCGTCCTGCGGCTTCGGTAAGAACATAA
- a CDS encoding flagellar biosynthetic protein FliR — translation MEELFTRGSQDWEHFLAAMVLAMVRLSGVVAVAPFFSSQVIPRQAKALFVIVVAALLAPAIASLPSAHAVLGVMPVAGELCVGLLFGFCLGLWSEILLFAGQVLGGQFSFSLVNLLDPNSRIETPLMSQMLSLFGVMVLLTAGMDRTLLAAVMRSYVAVPLGAALIGGRTMLAVVPMMGGVFFASLQLAAPVLAATMLVEVAVALIGKMSPQLPVMAITVPAKTMMGYLLLLGSLALWPHMLEAHFVRFLDLAERILREGALQT, via the coding sequence ATGGAAGAACTATTTACGCGTGGAAGTCAAGACTGGGAGCATTTTCTTGCTGCCATGGTGCTGGCGATGGTCCGCTTAAGCGGAGTCGTCGCTGTGGCCCCGTTCTTCTCTTCGCAGGTCATTCCTCGGCAGGCAAAGGCCCTCTTCGTGATTGTTGTTGCGGCACTGCTGGCCCCAGCCATCGCCTCCTTGCCCAGTGCGCACGCGGTATTAGGAGTGATGCCCGTTGCTGGGGAGCTATGTGTTGGGCTGCTATTTGGTTTTTGTCTGGGACTTTGGAGCGAAATTCTTCTTTTTGCCGGTCAGGTGCTGGGGGGGCAGTTCAGTTTTTCCCTGGTGAATCTGCTGGATCCGAATTCCCGGATTGAAACGCCACTGATGTCCCAGATGCTTTCTCTATTTGGAGTCATGGTCCTGCTGACGGCCGGCATGGACCGCACGCTGCTGGCTGCTGTGATGCGGAGTTATGTCGCGGTCCCTTTGGGAGCGGCCTTGATCGGCGGAAGAACAATGCTGGCCGTCGTGCCGATGATGGGCGGAGTTTTTTTTGCTTCACTTCAGCTGGCGGCACCGGTACTCGCCGCGACCATGCTGGTGGAAGTGGCCGTGGCGTTGATCGGAAAGATGTCGCCGCAGCTTCCGGTGATGGCCATTACCGTTCCGGCAAAAACGATGATGGGATATCTGCTGCTACTGGGGTCCCTGGCCCTATGGCCGCATATGCTGGAGGCGCATTTTGTCCGATTTCTGGACCTCGCTGAAAGAATCCTGCGGGAAGGGGCCCTGCAAACATGA